A region from the Streptosporangium sp. NBC_01756 genome encodes:
- a CDS encoding ECF transporter S component, with product MSTEAFSPRHSPWAISSRTVVFGAVGAALYAVLGLFSFLIPGTQSVAVRPAFALVPFFGKRFGVITGFFVGFVGNVIIDLIQGAGLLWWNWSVANGLVGAAAALIFAAIPPIANEAARLVVTALGALLATAIGLLFVVTDIWVQQGVDFSAFIYVNYLPALLANGIAVVILVPALDAAWEPLAKRAGL from the coding sequence ATGAGTACTGAGGCATTCTCCCCACGCCACTCCCCGTGGGCGATCAGCTCCAGGACGGTCGTGTTCGGTGCCGTCGGTGCGGCGCTCTACGCGGTGCTCGGCCTGTTCAGCTTCCTCATCCCCGGCACGCAGAGCGTCGCCGTACGGCCCGCCTTCGCGCTGGTGCCGTTCTTCGGCAAGCGGTTCGGCGTCATCACCGGCTTCTTCGTCGGCTTCGTCGGGAACGTCATCATCGACCTCATCCAGGGAGCCGGCCTGCTCTGGTGGAACTGGAGCGTGGCCAACGGCCTGGTCGGCGCGGCCGCCGCGCTGATCTTCGCCGCGATCCCGCCGATCGCCAACGAGGCCGCCCGGCTCGTGGTCACCGCCCTCGGCGCGCTCCTCGCCACCGCGATCGGCCTGCTGTTCGTGGTCACCGACATCTGGGTCCAGCAGGGCGTCGACTTCTCCGCGTTCATCTACGTGAACTACCTCCCGGCGCTGCTGGCCAACGGCATCGCGGTGGTCATCCTCGTGCCGGCGCTGGACGCCGCCTGGGAGCCGCTCGCCAAGCGCGCGGGGCTGTAA
- a CDS encoding FAD-dependent oxidoreductase, whose amino-acid sequence MRIIIVGGGIGGLALAAGLRRHGFDVAVFERDTDVTATGGYHITLDGRAQEALRRLVPPETVERLLASSSALRLRDPDAFWDRYGRLLGYGPQLADSPSVDIDRITLRSLLAGAVGEDLHLGQTVTGLGYADDGTPQVVLADGSIRQCDLLVGADGAHSLVARHLAGGPTSAPAGIVGFSGRTAAENLSPLERQRLGKRSGTVVAPRGAALYVGFLDPVGNAVLDAPDRRAAITSSPTYIWGAMFPESAETDSIRGLRGAELRDALLARFRRQGWGERPLEVMVRADPGSIAAFRFNAASSRVRDLAPWPAGRITALGDAVHATPPTAGMGAGAAIRDAASLLTHLREVADGSCTVSVAVSRFEAGMRVRGSEILILAMRTVRWILATDTPLGAAVTAAATPVIAAVSRLRRQR is encoded by the coding sequence ATGCGTATCATCATCGTCGGGGGTGGAATCGGCGGTTTGGCGCTGGCCGCAGGGCTGCGCCGGCATGGGTTCGACGTGGCGGTCTTCGAGCGTGACACCGATGTCACGGCAACGGGGGGCTACCACATCACCCTCGACGGACGGGCTCAAGAAGCCCTGCGCCGGCTCGTCCCGCCGGAGACCGTCGAACGGCTGCTGGCCTCCTCGTCGGCGCTCCGGCTACGCGACCCGGACGCGTTCTGGGACCGGTACGGCCGTCTCCTGGGCTACGGGCCGCAGCTGGCCGACAGCCCGAGCGTGGACATCGACCGCATCACGTTGCGGTCCCTCCTTGCCGGCGCGGTCGGAGAGGATCTCCACCTGGGGCAGACGGTCACCGGCCTCGGGTACGCCGACGACGGCACACCGCAGGTCGTTCTCGCCGACGGGTCGATCCGTCAGTGTGACCTGCTGGTGGGGGCGGACGGTGCCCACTCGCTGGTCGCCCGGCACCTCGCCGGCGGCCCGACGAGCGCACCCGCCGGGATCGTCGGCTTCTCCGGCAGGACGGCGGCCGAGAACCTGAGCCCGCTGGAGCGGCAGCGGCTCGGAAAGCGATCGGGAACGGTCGTCGCTCCTCGGGGCGCGGCACTCTACGTCGGCTTCCTCGACCCCGTGGGCAACGCCGTACTCGATGCCCCCGACCGACGTGCCGCGATCACGAGCAGCCCCACCTACATCTGGGGCGCCATGTTTCCCGAGTCCGCCGAGACCGACTCGATACGCGGACTTCGCGGAGCGGAGTTGCGGGATGCGCTCCTGGCCAGGTTTCGCCGCCAAGGATGGGGAGAACGCCCGCTCGAGGTCATGGTCAGGGCCGATCCCGGCAGCATCGCCGCGTTCCGCTTCAACGCCGCCTCCTCACGGGTGCGGGACCTTGCTCCCTGGCCCGCCGGTCGCATCACCGCTCTGGGCGATGCCGTGCATGCCACCCCGCCGACCGCCGGCATGGGAGCGGGCGCTGCCATCCGCGATGCCGCCAGCCTGCTCACCCACCTGCGTGAGGTCGCTGACGGCTCCTGCACCGTCTCCGTGGCCGTCAGCCGGTTCGAGGCGGGCATGCGGGTGCGTGGCAGCGAGATCCTCATTCTGGCCATGCGGACCGTCCGCTGGATTCTGGCCACCGACACTCCGCTGGGTGCGGCGGTCACCGCCGCGGCAACCCCTGTGATCGCGGCAGTCAGCCGGCTCAGGCGTCAGCGCTGA
- a CDS encoding CU044_5270 family protein, which yields MNPIDQLRAARPAHLGDTPVDQSTRTAELSRAMAQPRPVPARRRTVRPVWGFGLAGAAAAVTAVAVAVSGTGGTAPRAPSAQVVSSQTAPAQEIRLSAQAVLLAAAHSAARQPDTAGAYWHTVSVSRNLFKAADADYTVVNRERNESWTPSATGGEQRSRTQPLGAEPASPEDETAWKQVGSPAGISVTVPGKRGAKLVLPTGQGAAQDGHASLVDGDKVFWLGRNVTMKDLRDLPSDPDKLKAWLLRSYDGHDTESDAPMASDAWLFAVTVGLFTDMPVTPEVRGAAFQMLAGLKTIKVVRDVTDAEGRTGTAVAIEGQAKLNATAKDDGGILQTRLVFDETTGQALARESVVVRPGGRVAGFAPGTVWSSESVLEAGWTDAEPTA from the coding sequence ATGAACCCCATCGATCAGCTACGGGCCGCCCGCCCCGCGCACCTGGGTGACACCCCGGTCGACCAGAGCACCAGGACCGCCGAGCTCTCCCGCGCCATGGCCCAGCCCCGGCCGGTGCCGGCCAGGCGCAGGACTGTACGCCCGGTGTGGGGCTTCGGCCTCGCCGGTGCCGCCGCGGCTGTGACCGCGGTCGCCGTCGCGGTCTCCGGAACCGGCGGTACGGCGCCACGCGCGCCCTCCGCCCAGGTGGTCTCGAGCCAGACGGCCCCCGCCCAGGAGATCCGGCTCTCCGCGCAGGCCGTACTGCTCGCCGCCGCCCACAGCGCGGCCCGCCAGCCGGACACGGCCGGCGCCTACTGGCACACCGTGTCCGTGAGCCGGAACCTGTTCAAGGCCGCCGATGCGGACTACACCGTTGTGAACCGGGAGCGGAACGAGAGCTGGACGCCGTCGGCGACCGGCGGGGAGCAGCGGAGCCGGACCCAGCCGCTCGGCGCGGAGCCCGCGAGCCCGGAGGACGAGACGGCCTGGAAGCAGGTCGGGTCCCCGGCCGGGATCTCCGTCACGGTGCCCGGCAAGCGGGGCGCCAAGCTCGTCCTGCCGACCGGGCAGGGCGCCGCTCAGGACGGCCACGCCTCCCTGGTCGACGGGGACAAGGTGTTCTGGCTGGGCCGCAACGTCACCATGAAGGACCTGCGCGACCTGCCGTCGGACCCGGACAAGCTGAAGGCCTGGCTGCTGCGCTCGTACGACGGGCACGACACCGAGTCGGACGCCCCGATGGCGTCGGACGCCTGGCTGTTCGCCGTCACGGTCGGGCTGTTCACCGACATGCCGGTCACTCCGGAGGTGCGCGGCGCCGCCTTCCAGATGCTCGCCGGCCTCAAGACCATCAAGGTCGTCCGTGACGTCACCGACGCGGAGGGCCGCACCGGCACCGCGGTGGCGATCGAGGGACAGGCCAAGCTGAACGCGACCGCCAAGGACGACGGCGGGATCCTGCAGACGCGCCTGGTCTTCGACGAGACGACCGGGCAGGCGCTGGCCAGGGAGAGCGTCGTCGTACGGCCGGGCGGCCGGGTGGCCGGATTCGCGCCGGGCACCGTGTGGAGCTCCGAGTCCGTCCTCGAAGCCGGCTGGACCGACGCCGAGCCCACCGCCTGA
- a CDS encoding amidohydrolase family protein, giving the protein MTYRPGPAGEPAVATRPGEPNTVTRSGGPAVVTRPGEPNAVTRSGAPVVVVHSAPLVLPVSGPPLHDGALAVRHGRVAALGPRAELLAGWPDAEEARWDGMIVSGLVNAHTHLQYTHMAEVGQRRYASFEEWSTAFDEVYFGSPVDWAASARDGALQALRSGTTAAADVVTDPVAAGALRDAGLGGLPYLEALGDTDASWAASGRERFAGLLDEAGAPMGVSPHAPYTLDTGALRDMAALARSRGLRLHIHLAEGAHEREYTVSGTGPLARMVRGLGFDFAILREGGTGLGPAAFLDELGVLGPDCHVAHGTHLDAADRALLRARGTVVALCPRSNLTVGVEGPDVAALLAEGNPIAVGTDSLSSSPSLDVLADVALLRDLAVRQGYRAADLDRRLVEAATLGGARALGVPGGLTPGGPADFAVFDVSVGAEPYRILIEEGPGRCVATVIGGVLTWDRRTAAVPGC; this is encoded by the coding sequence GTGACGTACCGCCCCGGTCCCGCCGGAGAGCCGGCCGTCGCGACCCGTCCCGGGGAGCCGAACACCGTGACCCGTTCCGGAGGGCCGGCCGTCGTGACCCGTCCCGGAGAACCGAACGCCGTGACCCGTTCGGGGGCGCCGGTCGTCGTGGTCCACTCCGCGCCGCTGGTCCTGCCGGTCAGCGGGCCCCCGCTCCACGACGGCGCCCTGGCCGTACGGCACGGCCGCGTCGCCGCCCTCGGCCCGCGCGCCGAGCTCCTGGCCGGGTGGCCGGACGCGGAGGAGGCCCGCTGGGACGGCATGATCGTCTCCGGGCTGGTCAACGCCCACACCCACCTGCAGTACACGCACATGGCCGAGGTCGGGCAGCGCCGCTACGCCTCCTTCGAGGAGTGGTCCACCGCCTTCGACGAGGTCTACTTCGGCTCCCCGGTCGACTGGGCGGCCAGTGCCCGCGACGGCGCCCTGCAGGCGCTGCGCTCGGGGACCACCGCCGCCGCCGACGTCGTCACCGACCCGGTGGCGGCCGGTGCGCTGCGGGACGCGGGCCTGGGCGGCCTGCCGTACCTGGAGGCTCTCGGCGACACCGACGCGAGCTGGGCCGCGTCGGGGCGGGAGCGGTTCGCGGGCCTGCTCGACGAGGCGGGAGCGCCGATGGGCGTCTCCCCGCACGCGCCGTACACGCTCGACACCGGGGCGCTGCGCGACATGGCCGCGCTGGCCCGATCCCGGGGGCTGCGCCTGCACATCCACCTCGCCGAGGGCGCGCACGAACGGGAGTACACCGTCTCGGGCACCGGGCCGCTGGCCCGGATGGTCCGGGGGCTGGGGTTCGACTTCGCCATCCTGCGGGAGGGCGGCACCGGTCTCGGCCCCGCCGCGTTCCTGGACGAGCTCGGTGTGCTCGGGCCGGACTGCCACGTCGCGCACGGCACCCACCTGGACGCCGCCGACCGCGCCCTGCTGCGCGCACGCGGCACCGTCGTCGCGCTCTGTCCCCGCTCCAACCTGACGGTCGGTGTGGAAGGGCCCGACGTGGCCGCGCTGCTCGCCGAGGGCAACCCCATCGCGGTCGGCACCGACTCGCTCTCCTCCTCGCCGTCCCTGGACGTGCTGGCCGACGTCGCGCTGCTCCGCGACCTCGCGGTACGGCAGGGCTACCGGGCCGCCGACCTGGACCGGCGGCTGGTCGAGGCCGCCACCCTGGGCGGGGCCCGCGCTCTGGGCGTCCCCGGGGGGCTCACCCCCGGCGGACCGGCCGACTTCGCGGTCTTCGACGTCTCGGTGGGGGCGGAGCCGTACCGGATCCTGATCGAGGAGGGGCCGGGGCGCTGCGTCGCGACGGTGATCGGAGGGGTGTTGACCTGGGATCGCCGGACAGCGGCCGTCCCTGGGTGTTAA
- a CDS encoding helix-turn-helix transcriptional regulator, which produces MRADRLVSLVLLLRQHGRLSATALARELEVSTRTVLRDIEALSAAGVPVYAERGRHGGFALLPGFRTELTGLNPDEALALLVAGSRRGAQAFGLGSALASAMLKVVDALPESYRDTAAGAAERLLIDPETDLLSRRLVAEEVPDTVAAEVLRAVFAGHKLRIHYAAADQAPKWRTVDPIGLVTIRDRGYLLATRSGADRTYRLSRVLAAQELAEPAQRPDRVDLDRAWQERSTRFRTGGDQVTVLVRVDPARREDLVGTALAVLAEEADSDGRLRMEVTFQDPRHAEWALWQLTTNAEALAPQWLRDSLRDRAAAIATRYGVSS; this is translated from the coding sequence GTGCGCGCCGACCGGTTGGTCTCACTGGTGCTGCTGCTGCGGCAGCACGGCCGGCTGTCCGCGACCGCGCTGGCCCGCGAGCTGGAGGTGTCCACCCGCACCGTGCTGCGCGACATCGAGGCGCTGTCCGCAGCCGGCGTCCCGGTCTACGCCGAACGCGGCCGGCACGGCGGTTTCGCGTTGTTGCCCGGTTTCCGGACCGAGCTCACCGGACTGAACCCCGACGAGGCCCTCGCCCTGCTGGTCGCCGGATCGCGGCGTGGCGCGCAGGCATTCGGCCTCGGCTCGGCGCTCGCTTCGGCGATGCTCAAGGTGGTCGACGCGCTGCCCGAGAGCTATCGGGACACCGCGGCCGGCGCGGCCGAGCGATTGCTCATCGACCCGGAGACCGACCTCCTCTCACGTCGGCTGGTCGCTGAGGAGGTGCCCGACACCGTGGCGGCCGAGGTCCTGCGCGCGGTGTTCGCCGGACACAAGCTGCGCATCCACTACGCGGCTGCGGACCAGGCCCCGAAGTGGCGCACGGTGGACCCGATCGGCCTGGTCACCATTCGCGACCGGGGCTACCTGCTGGCCACGAGGTCCGGCGCGGACCGCACCTACCGGCTGTCCCGGGTCCTGGCCGCCCAGGAACTCGCCGAACCCGCACAGCGACCGGACCGGGTCGATCTGGACCGGGCCTGGCAGGAACGCAGCACGCGGTTTCGGACCGGCGGCGACCAGGTCACCGTGCTGGTACGGGTGGACCCGGCGCGGCGGGAGGACCTGGTGGGCACCGCGCTGGCCGTCCTCGCCGAAGAAGCCGACTCGGACGGCCGGCTGCGGATGGAGGTGACCTTCCAAGACCCGAGACACGCCGAATGGGCGCTGTGGCAGCTCACCACGAACGCGGAAGCCCTGGCCCCGCAGTGGTTGCGCGACTCCCTGCGCGACCGCGCCGCCGCGATCGCCACCCGCTACGGAGTGTCATCCTGA
- a CDS encoding energy-coupling factor transporter transmembrane component T family protein, with translation MDVTPRYLGAGSFLARRDPRVLLLVPVLYFVAVVNVADLRGILVCAAVALVYYRAAGIPWRGVRANWIFMLTFTTLLVVVNSVFTSADTRTGTGETLFTMPFFGTDVTWVTLSYAITLLVRYASLAMVSFPVAFNIAPSDLGVALARLRLSQRLAYGVDLTFRFLPSTVASVRETIDAQRVRGYEHSRSRNPVKKLASMKPVVIPVTVNALIDAEDTANAMDLRGFGAKHRTWMRELGFGRTDYLVLGAFLALTVAMTAAKVLGPFGEVWTP, from the coding sequence ATGGACGTAACGCCACGTTATCTGGGCGCGGGTTCCTTCCTCGCGCGACGTGACCCGCGCGTGCTCCTGCTGGTCCCCGTGCTCTATTTCGTGGCGGTGGTGAACGTCGCGGACCTCCGCGGCATCCTCGTGTGCGCCGCGGTCGCCCTGGTGTACTACCGCGCCGCGGGCATCCCGTGGCGCGGGGTCAGGGCCAACTGGATCTTCATGCTGACCTTCACCACGCTGCTGGTGGTGGTGAACAGCGTCTTCACCTCGGCCGACACCCGTACGGGGACCGGGGAGACGCTGTTCACCATGCCGTTCTTCGGGACGGACGTCACCTGGGTCACCCTGTCGTACGCGATCACCCTGCTGGTCCGCTACGCCTCTCTGGCCATGGTCAGCTTCCCGGTGGCCTTCAACATCGCCCCGTCCGATCTCGGCGTCGCCCTCGCCCGGCTCCGCCTGTCGCAGCGGCTCGCCTACGGTGTGGACCTGACGTTCCGGTTCCTGCCGTCCACGGTCGCCTCGGTGCGCGAGACCATCGACGCCCAGCGGGTCCGCGGCTACGAGCACAGCCGCAGCCGCAACCCCGTCAAGAAACTCGCCTCGATGAAACCCGTCGTCATCCCCGTGACGGTGAACGCGCTGATCGACGCCGAGGACACCGCCAACGCCATGGACCTGCGCGGCTTCGGCGCCAAGCACCGCACCTGGATGCGCGAGCTCGGTTTCGGCCGCACCGACTACCTGGTCCTGGGCGCGTTCCTGGCGCTCACCGTGGCGATGACCGCCGCCAAGGTCCTCGGGCCGTTCGGTGAGGTGTGGACACCGTGA
- a CDS encoding helix-turn-helix transcriptional regulator, whose protein sequence is MADTSRRALRLLSLLATPRCWSLSELALRLEVSERTVRRDVETLRALDYPVVTVHGPAGGYRLGAGRTLPPLLFDDEQALAIAVALQTAPSSIFGLGEDARRALNTIERVMPAGLRTAMESLHVTSLQNYWEFPAPPIGSERLKAAGSAVRHRHLLIVDTLRADGTRPAPGDDDFTPAHRIEPHHLVIWAGRWYLVSWDVADGNWRVHRLDRLHLRPPTGLPFTPRDLPGGDVARFVMTSHDRGDTPATWQCTGTARLNLPAETVACWAPGGSVVEHLGPEHCRLTIGAWSWAGVAGLLATFDADLDHVTPVELRRACRRLVRRWRAVATDSVEDA, encoded by the coding sequence GTGGCCGACACTTCACGACGCGCACTGCGCTTGCTGTCGTTGCTCGCGACCCCCCGATGCTGGTCGCTGAGCGAGCTCGCCTTACGGCTGGAGGTCAGCGAGCGCACCGTCCGCCGCGATGTCGAGACCCTGCGGGCCCTCGACTACCCCGTCGTCACCGTCCACGGCCCAGCCGGCGGGTACCGGCTGGGCGCCGGGCGGACCCTGCCGCCCCTGCTGTTCGACGACGAGCAGGCGCTCGCGATCGCGGTGGCTCTGCAGACCGCGCCCAGCAGCATCTTCGGACTCGGCGAGGACGCGAGACGCGCTCTGAACACCATCGAACGCGTCATGCCGGCCGGCCTGCGGACGGCCATGGAGTCGCTGCACGTGACCAGCCTGCAGAACTACTGGGAGTTCCCGGCGCCCCCCATCGGTTCCGAAAGGCTCAAAGCCGCCGGAAGCGCGGTGCGCCACCGCCACCTCCTGATCGTCGACACGCTGAGGGCCGACGGCACCCGCCCGGCCCCGGGCGATGACGACTTCACCCCCGCTCACCGGATCGAACCCCATCACCTGGTGATCTGGGCTGGACGGTGGTACCTCGTCTCCTGGGACGTCGCCGACGGCAACTGGCGGGTACACCGCCTCGACCGCCTCCACCTGCGTCCGCCTACCGGCCTCCCCTTCACACCCAGAGACCTGCCCGGCGGCGACGTCGCACGCTTCGTCATGACCAGCCACGACCGCGGCGACACCCCCGCCACCTGGCAGTGCACCGGTACGGCACGCCTGAATCTGCCCGCTGAAACCGTCGCATGCTGGGCACCCGGCGGATCGGTCGTCGAGCACCTCGGCCCCGAGCACTGCCGCCTCACGATCGGGGCGTGGTCCTGGGCGGGTGTCGCCGGGCTCCTCGCCACCTTCGACGCCGATCTGGATCACGTGACACCCGTCGAGCTGAGACGGGCCTGCCGCCGGCTCGTGCGCAGGTGGCGAGCGGTGGCGACCGACTCCGTCGAGGACGCGTGA
- a CDS encoding sensor histidine kinase, whose translation MASRTIRFKLYALLSLPIVALIALWTFLTGYVVGDFFELRAATTLYERVSAPAAALVAEVQNERKLSAVALSKATSQPDDLTQVRGLTDKAVAAFRAQATSRQATTGTAPELVTAVNRVLTETDALRSIRRKVDGRTADRLQTVQAFSKITDAVHRLQDQVVTVSEIQLYQQAVGLQRITHAHDLLSREDALISGATVAGRLTHDEYEAMEVLAPNRRMLLTEGAATLDNELRGPLNSVTNSLAYRGLVTLELDIVDKAELPRDRDAWRALAGSFDLTMDRFLTSRAELLNSRADDAAGGIIMKIVLAGGLGLAAILGAVILSARLGRGLSKELGDLRLAALDLAEVRLPQVVERLRKGETVDVETEAPPIPTTGTTMEITDVGRAFSTVQRTAVQAAVGEARLRQGFSRVFRNLARRNQSLVHRQLSQLDSMQRKTHDPCALEDLYRLDHLTTRMRRQSEGLVILSGATAGRTWRNPVPLVDVIRAAVAEVEDYQRITVPPLPEAWLTGSATADVTHLLAELLENATSFSPPTTPVRVRGEIVGRGFVIEIEDRGLGMQEIERAAVNGRLATPPEFDVADSEQLGLFVVSQLAARHGIKVTLNRSPFGGTTAVVLIPQGVLAGPEQRERSAVRALE comes from the coding sequence ATGGCATCCCGGACCATTCGCTTCAAGCTGTACGCGCTCCTCAGCCTCCCCATCGTGGCGCTCATCGCGCTCTGGACGTTCCTCACCGGATACGTCGTAGGGGACTTCTTCGAGCTGCGCGCGGCCACCACGCTGTACGAGCGGGTGTCGGCGCCCGCCGCCGCGCTGGTCGCCGAGGTGCAGAACGAGCGCAAGCTCTCGGCCGTCGCGCTGAGCAAGGCCACCTCCCAGCCTGATGACCTGACCCAGGTCCGGGGACTGACCGACAAGGCGGTCGCCGCCTTCCGCGCGCAGGCCACCTCGCGGCAGGCGACCACGGGCACCGCCCCGGAACTGGTCACCGCCGTCAACCGGGTCCTCACCGAGACCGACGCGCTGCGCTCCATCCGCAGGAAGGTCGACGGGCGCACGGCCGACCGGCTGCAGACCGTGCAGGCGTTCAGCAAGATCACCGATGCGGTCCACCGGCTCCAGGACCAGGTCGTCACCGTCTCGGAGATCCAGCTCTACCAGCAGGCCGTGGGGCTCCAGCGGATCACCCACGCGCACGACCTGCTGTCCAGGGAGGACGCGCTGATCTCCGGCGCCACCGTCGCGGGCCGGCTGACCCACGACGAGTACGAGGCGATGGAGGTGCTCGCGCCGAACCGGCGGATGCTGCTCACCGAGGGCGCCGCCACGCTGGACAACGAACTGCGCGGCCCGCTGAACTCGGTCACCAACTCCCTCGCCTACCGGGGACTGGTCACCCTGGAGCTCGACATCGTCGACAAGGCGGAGCTCCCCCGGGACCGGGACGCCTGGCGTGCCCTCGCCGGCTCCTTCGACCTGACCATGGACCGCTTCCTGACCAGCCGGGCCGAACTGCTGAACAGCCGCGCCGACGACGCCGCGGGCGGCATCATCATGAAGATCGTCCTCGCCGGCGGCCTCGGTCTCGCCGCCATCCTGGGGGCGGTGATCCTCTCCGCCCGGCTCGGCCGGGGGCTCTCGAAGGAGCTGGGCGACCTCCGTCTGGCCGCCCTCGACCTGGCCGAGGTACGGCTGCCGCAGGTCGTCGAGCGGCTCCGCAAGGGCGAGACCGTGGACGTGGAGACCGAGGCGCCGCCGATCCCCACGACCGGCACCACCATGGAGATCACCGACGTCGGCCGGGCGTTCTCCACCGTGCAGCGCACGGCCGTCCAGGCCGCGGTGGGCGAGGCCCGGCTGCGCCAGGGGTTCAGCCGGGTCTTCCGCAACCTGGCCCGCCGCAACCAGTCACTGGTCCACCGCCAGCTCTCCCAGCTCGACTCCATGCAGCGCAAGACCCACGATCCGTGCGCGCTGGAGGACCTCTACCGGCTCGACCACCTCACCACCCGCATGCGACGGCAGTCGGAGGGCCTGGTCATCCTCTCCGGCGCCACCGCCGGCCGCACCTGGCGCAACCCCGTCCCCCTCGTGGACGTGATCCGCGCGGCCGTGGCCGAAGTCGAGGACTACCAGCGGATCACCGTCCCGCCGCTGCCCGAGGCCTGGCTGACCGGCTCCGCCACCGCCGACGTCACCCACCTGCTGGCCGAACTACTGGAGAACGCGACCTCCTTCTCGCCGCCGACCACTCCGGTGCGGGTGCGGGGGGAGATCGTCGGGCGGGGCTTCGTGATCGAGATCGAGGACCGGGGCCTCGGCATGCAGGAGATCGAGCGTGCGGCGGTCAACGGCCGCCTGGCCACCCCGCCCGAGTTCGACGTGGCCGACAGCGAGCAGCTCGGCCTGTTCGTGGTGAGTCAGCTCGCCGCCCGCCACGGCATCAAGGTCACCCTGAACCGCTCACCCTTCGGCGGGACCACGGCGGTCGTGCTCATCCCGCAGGGCGTGCTCGCCGGGCCCGAGCAGCGGGAGAGGTCCGCCGTACGCGCTCTCGAATAG
- a CDS encoding RNA polymerase sigma factor → MTDDSQRFTSMYDECRQRVWAYVVSRAGRQVADEVVSETFAIAWRRLDDVPDPALPWLLGVARNVLRDNIRAEVRREALSAELRAWTEGDVAEQVTERLSVLDALTELPEDDREILILTAWQGLSPRQAAHVIGCSPATFRVRLHRARKRLKQEMETAASPRIRVRNLSEEMS, encoded by the coding sequence GTGACGGACGATTCGCAGCGCTTCACCAGCATGTACGACGAGTGCCGACAGCGCGTCTGGGCCTACGTGGTCAGCCGCGCGGGACGGCAGGTGGCGGACGAGGTGGTGAGCGAGACGTTCGCGATCGCCTGGCGGCGGCTGGACGACGTACCGGATCCGGCTCTGCCGTGGCTCCTCGGGGTGGCCCGCAACGTGCTGCGCGACAACATCCGGGCGGAGGTCCGCCGGGAAGCGCTCAGCGCCGAGCTGCGGGCCTGGACCGAGGGCGACGTCGCCGAGCAGGTCACGGAACGGCTCAGCGTGCTCGACGCGCTGACCGAGCTGCCCGAGGACGACAGGGAGATCCTGATCCTGACCGCCTGGCAGGGACTCTCCCCCCGCCAGGCGGCCCATGTCATCGGCTGCTCTCCGGCCACCTTCCGCGTACGGCTGCACCGTGCGCGCAAGCGGCTCAAGCAGGAGATGGAGACCGCCGCATCCCCCCGGATCCGGGTGAGGAACCTCAGCGAGGAGATGTCATGA
- a CDS encoding DUF4262 domain-containing protein — protein sequence MFDQLVCHCLLCVERDVGLDEIDRSTMRHVRERGWGVIMVPEDEDGPGWAFTVGLWHTFRSPEAAMFGLRVDVMKNCLDTLADGIAAGHHLVDGQERDDVIRNYSVVARAVDTSWYRSLFGMALHFYQEPPLSFMEIVWPDADGRFPWDADAAPKLRELQPTLWVPKDDHTPGPWTKLP from the coding sequence ATGTTCGACCAGCTTGTATGCCACTGTCTCCTGTGCGTTGAACGGGACGTGGGGCTCGACGAGATCGACCGCAGCACGATGCGGCACGTCCGGGAACGCGGTTGGGGCGTCATCATGGTCCCGGAGGACGAGGACGGGCCGGGGTGGGCGTTCACCGTCGGGCTGTGGCACACGTTCCGCTCACCCGAGGCGGCGATGTTCGGGCTCCGGGTGGACGTGATGAAGAACTGCCTGGACACCCTCGCCGACGGGATCGCGGCCGGTCACCATCTCGTCGACGGCCAGGAACGGGACGACGTCATCAGGAACTACTCGGTCGTCGCAAGGGCCGTCGACACGAGCTGGTACCGATCGCTGTTCGGTATGGCGCTGCACTTCTACCAGGAGCCGCCGCTGTCCTTCATGGAGATCGTGTGGCCCGACGCCGACGGCCGGTTCCCCTGGGACGCCGACGCGGCGCCGAAGCTGCGTGAGCTCCAACCGACACTCTGGGTCCCGAAGGACGACCACACCCCCGGGCCGTGGACGAAACTGCCCTGA
- a CDS encoding RidA family protein: MERTAVNPWAWSVEMGYNQGEIVSGHTRTLYCAGQTAMSGDGEPRHAGDMAAQLALSLDNLEAVLGEAGMSLANLVRLNVYTTDVDRLFEHYGVLASRLGAAGVAPSTTMLGVVRLAIPDLMVELEGTAVA; the protein is encoded by the coding sequence ATGGAGCGAACGGCGGTCAACCCGTGGGCGTGGTCGGTGGAGATGGGGTACAACCAGGGCGAGATCGTCTCCGGGCACACCCGGACCCTGTACTGCGCCGGGCAGACCGCGATGAGCGGCGACGGCGAGCCCCGGCATGCCGGTGACATGGCGGCGCAGCTGGCGCTGAGCCTCGACAACCTGGAGGCGGTGCTCGGCGAGGCCGGCATGTCCCTGGCGAACCTCGTCCGGCTCAACGTCTACACCACCGACGTCGATCGGCTCTTCGAGCACTACGGCGTGCTGGCGTCGCGGTTGGGCGCCGCCGGGGTGGCACCGTCCACCACGATGCTCGGAGTGGTACGGCTGGCGATCCCCGACCTGATGGTCGAGCTTGAAGGGACCGCCGTCGCGTGA